A region of the Hylaeus volcanicus isolate JK05 chromosome 5, UHH_iyHylVolc1.0_haploid, whole genome shotgun sequence genome:
TCAACTCCAGGTCCCGTTGTAACAATTTTGTGAACCTATGTATTAAATATGCAGAATAGAAGATTTTATTAAGTAAGAATATAcggtataaatattaatatttaccttAGCATAATCTACATTGTTTACAGACTGTAATCCTTTATCGATTTCTGTCAAAATCGATGGATCGTGTTCAATGTGAAACATAATTGGTGCAGAACACAAATTGAACATTGTGGTCTGATCTTTTACAATAAATGGACCTAGGTCTAAACAAGCTTGCCAAGCCAATGCTAAATGTTTCCCAAAGTTATAACCTTGCTCTTGTATTTCATTACTGTGTCCAGCTAATTTCAATGTACCTTTACAGGACTTTCCAAGTAAAGCACCAGCACTCAATACATTTCTAAGAGTCCATTCTTTTACTGCGTAATCTGTACGATTTTCAGGAGGTACAGGAGGTAAAGGATTATTCTGACTATCTCTACGTCCCACAAATTCTGCTTCTGCTAAATCTCGTACTGCGCTTGACATTAATTCtacaatctaaataaaatttctgtacaaGATGAAGTTGCATAGTTAGTAAGAATAGTGAATAATGTGTATACATACATCTTGATTACGAAGATTTGCTAATTCCGCACAAGAATTAGCTAGTAAATAATCTCCACTTAATAACGCAATTTTGTTGCCAATATTCATGTCATTTAATTCTGAAGTTTCTAAATGAACACCGGGTTCGATATTTATTAGCCCTTTGTGAACAAGATGACTGGTTCTTATCATTTCTGTGACTTCTGCTAATGCCCGCTGACTAAATAACAACTTGTTCAaaaactatttcatttatacacactttattagaaattataatgtaataccTATGAAGCACTCCAGCAGCTTTATCTTCTTCCATGTCGTCTACATTTAAATGACCAGCAGCTTTTGAGATCAACAGTACGATCAGACCCCATGCTTGCATATTATTACGTCCATTGAAAATGATGCCtctgttacaaataaaaatggaaaataaacaaacatgtaaatgtaaaaaagaaattataagcTTTGAATAAAACGCTTACTTAGCTGTTTTCAATAAAGGATGATTAGATCCCACTAATTTCCTTAAATGTAATGCTACATTTGCTATTTCATCGCTTAAAAGCCATCGCAGACTCAAAAATGATGTTGGATatccaacaattttttctgCTTCTGAAACAGCCCTGTTCCAATCTGGTTTTTGATTTCCTGCGAGTCTTGCTTCAATCTTGTTGCATtggtacaaacgaaatttgttttctgtaGAAGTATGCACAGTTCTTTGTTCACCACAATATACATTGTGATCACTACACAAAATTGATCTGGCTATGCTCCCGTTTCTCAGGTaagtacaaataattttgttcgtagACATTTTCCTACTGTACACACCCGTGGAATTCGTTTTCTCTCAACATTAACATTGGTCACGTATGCAACAGGTATAACGCACATGATTGACGTTTTAAAACTTTCCCTTTTGACCTTATTATGTAAAGAAAACACGCGATCCaactttgataaaaaaaaaaaaaaattatgtatcaACATTACAgggatgaaaatatataatattgtatttatatactcAACTTCGTATGTAACGTcttatttcattcattaatgaaaatagtGCATTTTCTTAgtaagtaaaaaagaaattgcactAGTGAAGATAACGAAGATAATATTTAGATCTTATCTACACTCTATACCGGGTGTATAATGACTTTTGTCGGCTAAAAAGAAAGTCATTAATTCTCTATAGGTGTGGCGTTTCAATTGGTCctagaaaattaaacaattcttatttaattttaataaagttcaGTATCGATGATTTTTTGCAGTTATGTACCTGTTTCTAAATTTGGAGAACAATAGATCATTGgatatttagataaattcgAATTAGTTATCACATGCAGGAGAATACGCAAGAATTGATAACAGAGTATGCGTAATGTTTTGGTGGATAATTGAAGAGACGTCTTTAATTgtgaattttgtaaatgtgTCGCAAATGGATAAGTATAGTCGGGATTGCGAATGTCGAGTACAGTAATATTTTGCAGTGCATTGGTGTGGGTTGTTAAAAGTAACTGGTCTATGCCATGATCCAATAACCTAATTTTCtgaatatcattttttgtatCTTCATTTGTGAATAAATCATTCTGAGATAATGTTAAGCATTGTTTTATGCCGTCGCCTGCCACAAGTGGGATCTAATGAAAGGAAACTTTGGATTAAATCTTTTACTACATGTTCGCTTAAATCACGacgacaaattatttattccgaAGGAGATTTCTTTCACTTTTCTACTCGCAATCTAATGCTTCCAGCGCTTGGAGTTAGGGTAATATTtctgatatatatatatctatatatatttccacgattcatagaatattttgaatattagtTTGTAGTAGAATTATCtaatatctttaattaaatcacattattaattaaaatgtcaaataaCGAACAGAAGACATACTATGATCGTACAATTCCTATAATGTATTTCCATTAATGAATATTCGCTGATTGACACAGATCTTACAATCAATAATGTAAAGTAATGCTTCTAcagatataatatatacttatacATAATGGGTAGAACGTCAAGAAAGCGTCATCAAAAGAAGAAGCtaaatgataaagaaatagCAAAACAAGAAGAATGTTTGGCGCATCTAAAATTGTGGTTATTATCGAATAACTGTTTATCAGTTTCTGATTTActtccatttaattttcctaTTACTGGTAGGGGATTAAGAACGTTGAAGGATATTAAAGTCAATGATGTATTGATCGAAATACCATACGAGATATTAATAACAACAGCAACAATATCTTGGagctatattaatattattttttcagaaacAGAATGTTACAGTCCTCATTATATATTATCAGTATTTCTCATATACGAATCCcatctagaaaatatttcaaaatggtatgattatattaattgtctACCACAAGTTTTAACAAATCCAGATTTTTGTACAcctaaagaaaagaatatattgCCAGCCTTTATTGTCGATTGTATGTATGAATCTCACAAGATTCAAAATGACTTCCAGTTATTAATTAAGTCTatgaatagtttaaatttaaataaaaaacataactGTCCTCATTGTgataaagatttaaaaactataataacatttgaaaaatataagtgGGCATATTATATAGTTAACACAAGAGCTGTCTACATAGAATCAGATCAGATAAAGACAAATAAAGATATGCttattaacataaaacatcCCAATAATTTAGCACTAGCTCCATTCTTAGATTTGTTTAATCATGATATTAATGCTACCGTCAACGTGTCTATGGTCACAAATAAagatgataataaattttataagatCACTACGTTACAATCTTTTAATAAGGAGTCACAAGTTTTCATCAATTACGGTGCACATAATAGTCTTCAGTTGTACGTTCACTATGGCTTTTTTATACCAAACAATCCAttagatgaaatttattttgatcttTTTGACATACAAGCATGCACTAACATTCCAGAATTTAAAGTCGATTTTATTGTATGTAACaaactacaaaaaaatatgGCATTTAcaagacaaaatttaaattataatgcaatttcaacattattcataataactacaaaattacaaaaagaacATTGGTGTGCAAAAATATATGGAGATTCTCTTACTTCAGAGGATTTGTTTGATATATACAATGtagcaaacaaaattttaaatttaaaaaaaaatgaattaataaattatttgagaaatatGCAAAAGTACAAACATCACACTCATGGTTTTTCAATTGCGATACACCTTGTAGAAGAATACATTAcgatattaaatgaattatcaAATAACATTTGCATACATTGTTAATTGGAATAACATAATTGATAAGATATATACAAGAAACAtgtattgtaaattaataatatactcCGGGaactttgtaatattttaataaaaaaattaaaatttcggactaaactttgtttattttttcattatttaaaagtgtttttacgttttttttatttataattaaaaacattcgtTATAAATGTTCTTACACCTTTTTAGCAAATAGCAAAGAACAACTAATGCAGAAAGAATAGCGTTCTAACGACAACTTCAATGATACTttagttaaatttattataaacaaaattgtataaataacaattaaaaattcataaattatttttagtgttGCAGCGGAAATGTAATTGATCgcatcctaaaaaaaaagagagtaTTGCAAGCAAAATCTATTGTGCCTCCAATTAAGTTTCCACTAATAATTTCTGGATTAACTGGAGGAAAATCGACTCAACAAAAGAGAGATTGTTTTCATCCGGGTGTATCCAGTTTAAGTCGCGAAGCTATCCAGTTTCAAGATAAGGAACCTGTTACATCTACAAATATGATTAAAGCGATGCTAAGATACATTTGGCCAAAGGTAAGTCATCTTATGTAGTTAATTCATACTATAacaatatatgtttattacatttcttttttaggaTGATCCCGATATAAGAAATAGAGTTAAAATGGCTGTTGGTTTACTTATCGGTGCAAAAGTTTTAAATGTCGgtgttccttttattttcaagtatgCAGTAGATACTCTCAATGCGCAAAGCATAGCAAGTAGCGGTAACGCTATTCTAAGTTTAGGAACTGCACCAGAAACTGTTGCAACGGTAGCAACATCGTTACTCGTAGgatgtatgtataatagatTGTTTTAAAAGCACTATTTTATATGTGAAAATGactaacaataatttatttgcatcAACAGATGGCATAGCACGTGCAGGAGCGGCTGGATTTAGCGAACTACGAAACGCAGTATTTGCACAGGTTGCGCAGCATTCTATTCGAAAAATAGCCAATAACGTTTTCCTACATTTACACAATTTAGATATGGCTTTTCATCTGTCTAGACAAACTGGAGCATTATCAAAGGcgagataaatttattttatccttgtAAGAGTTTATTCACTTTCAGTATTTAAAACTTATAGTATCATTTATAtctctaatatttttgtagacaaTAGACAGGGGAAGTCGtggtataaattttgtattaaatgcTATGGTATTTAATATCATACCTATAGTTTTCGAGTTAGCATTAGTCAgtacaatattacatttgaaatGTGGTCCGGAGTATGCAGGTGTTGCACTGGGTTGTGTTGGAGTTTATGCCATATTTACATTAGCTGTTACACAATGGCGAACAAAATTCAGAATGTACATGAATCAAGCAGAAAACGAAGCAAGCAATAAAGCGATAGATTCGCTCATCAATTACGAAACAGTAAAGGTATATGGAAAACCTACTTAGTATTGTAATTAGAATAACTAcgtatatacaaaattctatTGCTACTTCTATTAGACAAACGATTGaagattgtattttttatgttagtattttaataacgaaaaatttgaagcGAAAAGATACGacgaatcgttaaaaaaatatgaggCTGCATCGCTTAAAACAAGTACAAGTTTAGCGATGCTAAATTTTGGACAGAATGCTATATTTAGCGCTGCTCTAAGTTTAATAATGGTATTAACatcaacaaatattataaatggtaaaatatttttctctatcttTCTCTATGTATGTGATTCAaagaatatattgtaatggaacaaaatgaatttaggTACTATGACAGTTGGAGATTTGGTAATGGTCAAtgcacttttatttcaattgtcAGTTCCTTTAGGATTTTTGGGTTCGGTATATCGTGAAGTTAGACAAGCCCTCATTGACATGCAAACTATGTTTACTTTAATGACAATGGATACAGCTATCAAGGTATTTATTTTCCGTTTCGTACTTACGAAAAATATgttgtttgaataattaacgTGTTTTCTAACATAACAGTCTAAGGAGAACGCGATACAATTCAATATAACTCCGATGAATTcaaacattgaatttaaaaatgtcagtTTTCAATATTGTGAAGGCAAGTCTATTTTTAAAGACATCAGTTTTAACATTCCAAGTGGTAAAAAAATTGCTATCGTCGGAGGATCCGGTTGTGGGTAAGATTCAAATGAAGTATCTGTAATTTAGATAAAGAGTAACTCGATGCTTAATGATATATCTTTTTAGTAAAACAACAGTGGTACGATTATTATATCGATTCTTTGAACCGCAGTCTGGAggtgtttatataaatggaCACAATGTTCAAGACATAGAGTTACATACTTTAAGAAAATCGATAGCAATTGTACCTCAGGTAATTAAACTGAacgagataaataaatatgtacgatatatttgtaatcacaagtgtaaacaaataatttcaggACACCGTTCTCTTTCATGAAAGTATCTTTTATAATCTTCAATAtggaaatttatgtaaatcgaAAGAAGATGTTTTCGAGGCTGCTAAGATGGCAAACTTACACGATTCGATTCTTAAGTGGCCGAAAGGATACGATACACCTGTTGGTGAACGtggactaaaattaagcgGAGGCGAAAAACAACGAGTAGCAATTGCCAGAgcgattttgaaaaatagtCCGATATTAATCTTTGATGAAGCTACATCCTCTCTAGATTCTATTACAGAACACGTAAGTAAGATATATTGTGTTTTACATgctattaatttgtatttaatagtaaaatatttttaaatgatatatttgtagaatattcttgaagcattacgccgagCAACTGTCGGACGAACATCTATTGTTATTGCACATCGTTTATCTACCGTTATGGATTCCGATGAAattttagtattaaataaCGCTACTTTAGTAGAGAGAGGAACTCACGATTCTTTACTTGCTATGCCGAATTCCTTTTACAACAAATTGTGGAAAACTCAACACATAGGTATGCTCAAGTCTAATAAAgagcaaaataataattgtaggaCGCAAGGAGTTTAAGTGAACAGATTACGTAAGACACAGGTAACAATATCTATAAAGAgttatgattaaaaatacataattaagaaatgctcattatattttaaatatgtttaaaatgaatttgaaaccGATTTGTCAGGGAAACAACTCTGTTCAAGATCTATGTAAAGATTGTCGTTACGTAGCGTAATGACACGAAATGTATTCGAGAAtgactattttaaaattataattttaaccgcgtggttaaatttttcttaattttaatataaaaacagtTACGTTTATCATAAAAAATGAAGCCAACTATCTTTCCtagtattatgtattataaatacaatatgcAACAGTAAACAAGTCATTAGAAATATGTGTATTTAGGATTGtttcatattcatattacAAAGATTGTATTACAAGAATGCATGTGCTGTGCgcatgtttatttatatatgaataaattgtataatatccatgtttgtaaaaaaaaagagaaacgatactcttcgttaatttatttttgaataatataatttgtatactaTATTATCTGTAAATATAGAAGGAAATTCGGAATGACATGGTAGATAAAAGATGGTTCAACTTCTTATGTTACCAACGTGTATATACTACATCGAACAAAAAATGCTTctataaatttagaatattcttATGTTATGATagtaaaaacgaaataaaagagtaaCTGAACACTGTTATTCTTTGTTATTACTTATTACATATTCATATCCTAGATATCTCTCCTACCGAGATTTTAAGACGAAATCAAGTtaccttaaatatttttgattggacgtatttttcaatgtatactttttactatttctgtatatatatttttatcataaaaataaaggaaatgattaaagaattatttcaaatatgtataattctaAATAGCATTGATTAGTGAAATGTTGTGTAGGATGTTACCTTGGAAACCACTTAACAACAACTATGGATGCTGATGGGTCTTCAATAAGTTTTTGACAatcttataataatttattcttataaaGATATGTTATGCAGACTTGAGATGATAATTGTGATGCAGTATTTACGAATGCAAAATGCAAACTGAAGTGCCTACGTTACCTATAGTACACTTAAATGACCAGACAAACCTCAATAGGTAATGAGTACAGTTTAAACACTTTACATGTTAATTGACATAtctatttcatataatatattattagtatctttgtatatttttattattattatacatttaaactGTGTACTAACATTCCTACTAATAAAGGATAAGTATACATtactatcaattttttaacacgATACGTACACAATTTAcaggaaacaaaattctaactTAAGAAGATCAACAGTGCAAACGAAAGCTAGTACACAGCATAAAAATATAGCATGCATATCATCCAACAAAAAGAACTTGCATCCTTTACTTGGtttgtattgaaattaagttaaaatgaatattattgtttatctatttttacagtttgtataataattgaatttatcgatttatactttattcttaattattatttacaggaCAACTTTACCAAAGTAGTATTCGACAGAAGCCTCTATCGGAACACTCaaaacttaataaaaatagtataaaacaAAGAGTTCTGTCAGCAAAAATGTTACGCATTaaagaattgcaaaatcaATTGGCTGATGCGCATTATCagttaaatgtaattattctaactgctgtattttataaatgagatataaatatattgaagatacatttatcaattaaaaatatacattaattgCAGGCATactgaatataattatatctttCTCTACAGGAGTTAGCTAATGAAAACAGACTATTAAAGTCATTACAAAAACGACAGGATTCTGCATTGAAACGTTACGAAGGAACAAATGCAGAGCTACCACGGATCATTAACTCGCATCACGAGGAATTACGAGTACTTCAAATTAAGTATAAAAAGTTGAAAGTTTTACATAAAGAAACGTGCAatttattgaaagaaaaagaaaatgaacttCAACAGTTACAGGTGAATATCGAATGTATGTAATACTTTTagttatgaataaatgaaaggaaatcAATGTTTGTATACTATTTTGACAGTCtcaaaacaaacatttattacaaCTCAGTAAAGATCGTAATTtgggagaaagagaaaagttaCAACTACAAGTTTCTGATTTAAATTACAGAATACAACAACAGCAAGAC
Encoded here:
- the LOC128876906 gene encoding iron-sulfur clusters transporter ABCB7, mitochondrial-like isoform X2 is translated as MGRTSRKRHQKKKLNDKEIAKQEECLAHLKLWLLSNNCLSVSDLLPFNFPITGRGLRTLKDIKVNDVLIEIPYEILITTATISWSYCCSGNVIDRILKKKRVLQAKSIVPPIKFPLIISGLTGGKSTQQKRDCFHPGVSSLSREAIQFQDKEPVTSTNMIKAMLRYIWPKDDPDIRNRVKMAVGLLIGAKVLNVGVPFIFKYAVDTLNAQSIASSGNAILSLGTAPETVATVATSLLVGYGIARAGAAGFSELRNAVFAQVAQHSIRKIANNVFLHLHNLDMAFHLSRQTGALSKTIDRGSRGINFVLNAMVFNIIPIVFELALVSTILHLKCGPEYAGVALGCVGVYAIFTLAVTQWRTKFRMYMNQAENEASNKAIDSLINYETVKYFNNEKFEAKRYDESLKKYEAASLKTSTSLAMLNFGQNAIFSAALSLIMVLTSTNIINGTMTVGDLVMVNALLFQLSVPLGFLGSVYREVRQALIDMQTMFTLMTMDTAIKSKENAIQFNITPMNSNIEFKNVSFQYCEGKSIFKDISFNIPSGKKIAIVGGSGCGKTTVVRLLYRFFEPQSGGVYINGHNVQDIELHTLRKSIAIVPQDTVLFHESIFYNLQYGNLCKSKEDVFEAAKMANLHDSILKWPKGYDTPVGERGLKLSGGEKQRVAIARAILKNSPILIFDEATSSLDSITEHNILEALRRATVGRTSIVIAHRLSTVMDSDEILVLNNATLVERGTHDSLLAMPNSFYNKLWKTQHIGMLKSNKEQNNNCRTQGV
- the LOC128876910 gene encoding all trans-polyprenyl-diphosphate synthase PDSS2, producing MSTNKIICTYLRNGSIARSILCSDHNVYCGEQRTVHTSTENKFRLYQCNKIEARLAGNQKPDWNRAVSEAEKIVGYPTSFLSLRWLLSDEIANVALHLRKLVGSNHPLLKTAKGIIFNGRNNMQAWGLIVLLISKAAGHLNVDDMEEDKAAGVLHSQRALAEVTEMIRTSHLVHKGLINIEPGVHLETSELNDMNIGNKIALLSGDYLLANSCAELANLRNQDIVELMSSAVRDLAEAEFVGRRDSQNNPLPPVPPENRTDYAVKEWTLRNVLSAGALLGKSCKGTLKLAGHSNEIQEQGYNFGKHLALAWQACLDLGPFIVKDQTTMFNLCSAPIMFHIEHDPSILTEIDKGLQSVNNVDYAKVHKIVTTGPGVELTKQLQKGHSQRAMEVLSVFEKSDARTALYNIIAAMEDF
- the LOC128876906 gene encoding iron-sulfur clusters transporter ABCB7, mitochondrial-like isoform X1, giving the protein MLSIVLCRRLPQVGSNERKLWIKSFTTCSLKSRRQIIYSEGDFFHFSTRNLMLPALGVRCCSGNVIDRILKKKRVLQAKSIVPPIKFPLIISGLTGGKSTQQKRDCFHPGVSSLSREAIQFQDKEPVTSTNMIKAMLRYIWPKDDPDIRNRVKMAVGLLIGAKVLNVGVPFIFKYAVDTLNAQSIASSGNAILSLGTAPETVATVATSLLVGYGIARAGAAGFSELRNAVFAQVAQHSIRKIANNVFLHLHNLDMAFHLSRQTGALSKTIDRGSRGINFVLNAMVFNIIPIVFELALVSTILHLKCGPEYAGVALGCVGVYAIFTLAVTQWRTKFRMYMNQAENEASNKAIDSLINYETVKYFNNEKFEAKRYDESLKKYEAASLKTSTSLAMLNFGQNAIFSAALSLIMVLTSTNIINGTMTVGDLVMVNALLFQLSVPLGFLGSVYREVRQALIDMQTMFTLMTMDTAIKSKENAIQFNITPMNSNIEFKNVSFQYCEGKSIFKDISFNIPSGKKIAIVGGSGCGKTTVVRLLYRFFEPQSGGVYINGHNVQDIELHTLRKSIAIVPQDTVLFHESIFYNLQYGNLCKSKEDVFEAAKMANLHDSILKWPKGYDTPVGERGLKLSGGEKQRVAIARAILKNSPILIFDEATSSLDSITEHNILEALRRATVGRTSIVIAHRLSTVMDSDEILVLNNATLVERGTHDSLLAMPNSFYNKLWKTQHIGMLKSNKEQNNNCRTQGV